Proteins from one Brevibacillus humidisoli genomic window:
- a CDS encoding serine hydrolase: protein MTDVSQTIVSCVEQAGGTWGIVVEKLGTGECWKWNADQPFYAASLIKVPIMIAVFADVYEKKYAFSDLLSVRAEDLVGGAGVLQHMTPGQKYTIYDLVVLMIIQSDNTATNILIDHVGRERIREIMEKTGMQNSCFYNKLMVIPAELEGVNQVTAADMAELYRRMASGRIISYNSCLQMISILKRQQIRDSLPLHLPDPDPENIGAQPLWELAHKTGSVTNMRHDTGILYVGQSACILSVLSKDVPAKVAHDTIGRIGQAVYQSLAGN, encoded by the coding sequence ATGACAGACGTGAGCCAAACAATCGTATCTTGCGTTGAACAGGCGGGAGGTACGTGGGGAATTGTTGTGGAAAAACTGGGAACCGGTGAGTGCTGGAAGTGGAACGCGGACCAACCGTTCTATGCCGCCAGTCTGATCAAAGTGCCGATCATGATCGCTGTCTTTGCCGATGTGTACGAGAAAAAGTATGCCTTTTCCGATCTGCTGTCCGTCCGCGCTGAAGATCTGGTGGGCGGAGCCGGTGTCCTGCAGCACATGACTCCAGGTCAGAAGTATACGATCTACGATCTGGTCGTGCTGATGATTATCCAAAGCGACAATACAGCCACCAACATCTTGATAGACCATGTCGGCCGGGAGCGCATTCGTGAGATAATGGAAAAGACAGGTATGCAAAACAGCTGTTTTTACAACAAATTGATGGTGATACCTGCCGAGTTGGAAGGGGTAAACCAGGTCACGGCGGCAGACATGGCGGAATTGTACCGTCGAATGGCCAGCGGTCGGATCATCTCTTACAACAGTTGCCTGCAAATGATTTCCATTTTGAAGCGGCAGCAGATCCGAGACAGTCTGCCTCTTCACCTGCCAGACCCGGATCCGGAGAACATCGGAGCACAACCGCTCTGGGAGTTGGCGCACAAGACGGGCAGCGTAACCAACATGAGACACGACACGGGCATTCTGTATGTGGGACAATCTGCCTGTATTCTCTCCGTACTTTCCAAAGACGTACCGGCCAAGGTCGCCCACGACACCATTGGCCGCATCGGTCA
- a CDS encoding NlpC/P60 family protein → MTQSSTEMIVHVSVAQVWTSAASPRDTDAPLLDNPVKIKEWLQSMSLEQRLGLHDDDLVQTQLLYGERVLVIDEEGEWVKVAIPTQPSIKDERGYPGWLPKRQLSPAPTAGTVVSTGKTAVVTVPTARLYDQDHHEGIEISFRTQLPVLEEKEDWVRVATPHGEQFLKRDQIKLIVDGELPAVGGAQLVETGKMFLDLPYLWSGMSAYGYDCSGFVYSIHRFYGITIPRDASNQAMDGQLVPPDQLQPGDLLFFAYEEGKGRVHHVGMYAGDGKMLHSPKTGKSIEITPLVGYEYEKEHCISRRYWQAR, encoded by the coding sequence ATGACGCAATCGTCAACAGAAATGATCGTCCATGTATCGGTAGCCCAGGTTTGGACCTCCGCTGCGTCCCCGCGTGATACCGATGCGCCGCTTTTGGATAACCCTGTCAAGATAAAGGAATGGCTGCAGTCGATGAGCTTGGAACAGCGGCTTGGGCTGCACGACGACGATCTGGTGCAAACCCAGCTCTTGTACGGCGAGCGGGTGCTGGTGATTGACGAAGAGGGGGAATGGGTGAAAGTGGCCATCCCCACTCAGCCATCCATCAAGGACGAACGAGGGTATCCCGGCTGGCTGCCCAAGAGACAGTTGTCGCCAGCTCCAACTGCTGGCACAGTGGTGTCCACTGGTAAGACGGCTGTCGTAACTGTTCCAACGGCCCGCCTGTACGATCAGGATCACCATGAGGGAATAGAGATCAGTTTTCGCACCCAACTGCCGGTGCTTGAGGAGAAGGAAGATTGGGTGAGAGTGGCCACTCCCCACGGTGAGCAGTTTTTGAAGCGTGATCAGATCAAACTGATCGTCGACGGTGAGTTGCCCGCCGTTGGGGGAGCGCAGTTGGTTGAAACCGGCAAGATGTTTCTCGATTTGCCGTATTTGTGGAGCGGCATGTCCGCCTACGGTTACGACTGTTCCGGTTTTGTCTACTCGATCCATCGTTTTTACGGGATCACCATCCCACGCGACGCTTCCAATCAGGCGATGGACGGTCAGTTGGTCCCGCCGGATCAGTTGCAGCCAGGTGATTTGCTTTTCTTTGCCTATGAGGAAGGCAAGGGGAGAGTCCATCATGTCGGTATGTATGCCGGAGATGGCAAGATGCTGCACTCTCCGAAAACGGGCAAATCGATCGAGATCACTCCGCTTGTCGGATATGAGTATGAAAAGGAGCATTGCATCTCCAGGAGATATTGGCAAGCACGATAA
- a CDS encoding peptide ABC transporter substrate-binding protein, with protein MKTFRWKSLCIALICSVVFAGCSTQEAAPPASEEKPQSETPSDSQEASAEQTLNINMGSEPTSIDPGIAQDIPSMAVARAAFDGLLRLGTDGELHEAVAESYEVSEDQLTWTFHLRDTKWSNGDPVTAHDFEYAWKRVLDPATGSGYAYQMYYLKNGAKANSGEVPMDEVGVKAVDDKTLVVTLENPSPFFPQLVASVTYFPVNKKVVEANEKWANEADTYVVNGPFVVKEWEHKSKIVFEKNENYWDKDNVHLSSMTFHMIEDANTELSMFESGQLDWAGSPLGDLPLDALPTLQESGKMQTQATAGTYWYVFNTEKVPFNNKKIRQAFAYAINRQEIVENVLMNNGEVALGILPPSMWFKPDGHFKDGDVETAKKLLAEGMQELGISELPELEILYNTSEEHQRIATVIQDQWRKAFGIEVKLKNVENKVRNAELEAGNYMIGRASWIGDFNDPVNFLEVFRDVGGTNDTRWHNERFKQLLLDSAQESDKAARDKLLAEADEILMEELPVVPIYYYTYAWVKKDSVKDVVIDALGFIDFKYASNAK; from the coding sequence ATGAAAACGTTTCGCTGGAAGTCTTTGTGTATCGCTCTTATCTGTAGTGTAGTCTTTGCAGGGTGTTCGACCCAGGAGGCGGCTCCGCCTGCTTCGGAGGAAAAACCCCAGTCAGAGACGCCGTCCGATTCGCAGGAGGCATCTGCTGAACAAACCTTGAACATCAACATGGGTTCCGAGCCTACCTCAATCGATCCGGGGATCGCGCAGGACATCCCGTCAATGGCCGTGGCTAGAGCCGCTTTTGATGGTTTGCTGCGTCTTGGCACCGATGGTGAATTACATGAAGCAGTAGCAGAAAGCTATGAGGTATCTGAGGACCAACTTACCTGGACATTCCATCTGCGTGACACCAAGTGGAGCAATGGCGACCCGGTCACGGCACACGATTTCGAGTACGCTTGGAAGCGCGTGCTGGACCCGGCAACCGGCTCCGGTTACGCTTACCAGATGTACTACTTGAAAAACGGCGCCAAAGCAAACAGTGGAGAAGTTCCGATGGACGAGGTGGGCGTGAAAGCAGTGGACGACAAGACCTTGGTCGTGACACTGGAAAACCCGTCTCCTTTCTTCCCGCAGCTGGTCGCTTCCGTCACCTACTTCCCGGTCAACAAGAAAGTAGTGGAAGCAAACGAGAAGTGGGCAAATGAAGCGGACACTTACGTGGTCAATGGTCCTTTTGTTGTAAAGGAATGGGAGCACAAATCGAAGATCGTTTTTGAAAAGAACGAGAACTATTGGGACAAGGACAACGTGCATCTTTCCTCCATGACCTTTCACATGATTGAAGATGCCAATACCGAGTTGAGCATGTTTGAGAGCGGTCAGCTTGATTGGGCCGGTTCACCGCTTGGCGATCTGCCGTTGGATGCACTGCCTACGCTGCAGGAATCGGGCAAGATGCAGACGCAGGCGACTGCCGGAACCTATTGGTACGTTTTTAACACGGAGAAAGTTCCGTTCAACAACAAGAAGATCCGCCAGGCCTTTGCCTACGCAATCAACCGCCAGGAGATCGTAGAAAATGTGCTGATGAACAATGGCGAGGTTGCTCTTGGCATTCTGCCGCCATCGATGTGGTTTAAGCCGGACGGACACTTTAAAGACGGTGATGTCGAAACGGCGAAAAAACTGCTGGCTGAAGGAATGCAGGAACTGGGCATCTCTGAACTGCCCGAGCTGGAAATTCTCTACAACACGAGTGAAGAGCATCAGCGGATCGCCACTGTGATTCAGGACCAATGGAGAAAAGCATTTGGCATTGAAGTAAAGTTGAAAAACGTAGAGAACAAAGTGCGCAACGCTGAATTGGAGGCCGGGAACTACATGATTGGTCGTGCCAGCTGGATTGGCGACTTCAACGATCCGGTCAACTTCCTGGAGGTCTTCCGTGACGTGGGCGGCACCAATGATACCAGATGGCACAATGAACGGTTCAAGCAACTGCTGCTGGATTCCGCACAGGAGTCTGACAAGGCAGCGCGCGACAAGCTGCTTGCCGAAGCAGATGAAATCCTGATGGAAGAACTGCCGGTCGTGCCGATCTATTACTACACCTACGCCTGGGTGAAGAAAGACAGCGTCAAGGATGTCGTCATCGACGCACTTGGCTTCATCGACTTCAAGTACGCTTCCAATGCAAAGTAA
- a CDS encoding M55 family metallopeptidase, translating into MKLFISADMEGISGIVDPSYINPDNGKNYERGRQWMTDDVNAVVEAALQCGAEEIVVSDSHYHMTNILLEKLHPKAKLIAGSPRDFSMMQGLDGSFDAAFFIGYHTRQGVPGVLSHTMSGVIKNMYINDVVVGEFGFNAIYAGLMGVPVCMVSGDDLIAEEASELIPGITTAVVKKAVTRTSALCLPLAESREVLKQQVKLALQNKDQVAPLTTATPLELTIEFSHAGQAEMAAIVPFTRYQAERTAVSLTADNPHDLYRGMRAMLNLAGTAEFF; encoded by the coding sequence GTGAAGCTGTTTATCTCAGCGGATATGGAAGGAATCTCCGGGATTGTCGACCCCAGCTACATCAATCCAGACAACGGCAAAAACTACGAACGCGGCCGTCAATGGATGACCGATGACGTCAATGCGGTAGTGGAGGCTGCCCTTCAATGCGGCGCAGAAGAGATTGTGGTCTCCGACAGCCACTACCACATGACCAATATCTTGCTGGAAAAACTTCACCCCAAAGCAAAATTGATTGCCGGTTCGCCGCGTGACTTCTCCATGATGCAGGGGCTCGACGGCAGTTTTGATGCAGCTTTCTTCATCGGCTACCACACGCGACAAGGCGTGCCCGGCGTACTGAGCCATACAATGTCCGGGGTCATCAAGAACATGTACATCAATGATGTCGTTGTCGGTGAGTTTGGCTTCAATGCGATTTACGCCGGCTTGATGGGAGTACCTGTCTGTATGGTGTCTGGGGATGATCTGATCGCGGAAGAGGCGAGTGAACTGATACCGGGTATTACGACCGCCGTGGTTAAAAAGGCGGTCACTCGCACCTCCGCACTCTGTCTGCCGCTGGCAGAGAGCAGGGAAGTACTGAAGCAGCAGGTAAAGCTGGCGCTGCAAAACAAGGACCAGGTAGCGCCGCTAACCACAGCGACACCATTGGAGTTGACGATAGAGTTCAGTCATGCCGGACAGGCAGAGATGGCTGCTATCGTTCCCTTTACTCGCTATCAGGCGGAACGGACGGCCGTATCGCTCACCGCAGACAATCCCCACGATCTCTACAGAGGCATGCGCGCAATGCTCAATCTGGCTGGTACGGCTGAATTCTTTTAA